The sequence below is a genomic window from Dictyostelium discoideum AX4 chromosome 5 chromosome, whole genome shotgun sequence.
ATTGAAGTTAATTTATGTTGGTGAACTTGAATTGAGGGATCAATTGGTGTTGGATCGATTTGATATTGTGGGAAAATTTCTTTAACTAATTCACCCATACCAGCAAAAGAAATTACAGTATTTGCCATTAGGTATCTTTTATGATCGAAATTTTCAGTGGATTTCAATGCTTTGATATGAGCTTTTACAACATCACGAATATCAATTAAACCAACCATTCTATTGGTCACCACTTTATCACCAATGTTCATTAGAGAATTTCTAAAAGTTGTTAAACTTGTATTTAAACTTGGATAGCCTTCAACTGGTGGACCTAATACAAAGGCAGgattaatgatgataatttcaaatgatttaactTTATCGGCATTATTCTCCTTATAGGACCATGTTGCTTTCTCTGCTAAATATTTACTATAACTATATGGATTGGAAATGTTTGAACTATCATTCCAATCAGATTCATCATAttgttctttctttttctctaaatcaattattgCAGCAGTCGATGATGTAATAATCACCTTTTTAATAGTTGATTGGTGACGTGATGCAGCTTCCAATACTCTTAAATTACCTTGGATTGCTGGCTCAATGATATCACGTTGTGCATTGTCTGCTTTATAGACATAAGGTGATGCAACATGTAAAATACCTGTTGCACCTGCGAATATACTATCATAATCGGCATTTTGAAGGTCACCACTTTCGATctctaatttcttttctgCATTCTTTAATTCTAAAAGGAATTTATGTTTATCAACATTACTTTTATCCCTAACAATTGCAACGAccttttcaatttcatcatctaataataattctttaataattgcTGATGCTATATAACCAGTTGCACCTGTAactacaattttattattttttaaatgttcagccatttttttttatttacttttttattattattattattattattattactaatactaaaatcaaaatgaaaatgaaaaagaaaaaaaaactttttttttttttttttttttttttttttttttttttggtcaaaattaaattttctgGAAGCATGCTTCAGAactaaaaagatatttatttatacaagGGGTTTATgtggtaattttttttttttttttttttttttttttttctattttaatattgttttattcAGGTTTTTCGATTAAATGACTAAGGTTCCATTCTTTAAGTTTATCctgtacaaaaaaaaaaaaaaaaagaaaatagaaaattaatgattaataattatgtggtgtaaattttttttttttttgcacaATTTTGAtcttaaattttaataaatgaaaaaaaaaaaaaaaaaaagataaaaaaaaaaaaaaaaatattattataatatataaaccATAAATACCTTAATGCAAACTTGATATTCTTCCCATTCTTCAACA
It includes:
- a CDS encoding NAD-dependent epimerase/dehydratase family protein; this encodes MAEHLKNNKIVVTGATGYIASAIIKELLLDDEIEKVVAIVRDKSNVDKHKFLLELKNAEKKLEIESGDLQNADYDSIFAGATGILHVASPYVYKADNAQRDIIEPAIQGNLRVLEAASRHQSTIKKVIITSSTAAIIDLEKKKEQYDESDWNDSSNISNPYSYSKYLAEKATWSYKENNADKVKSFEIIIINPAFVLGPPVEGYPSLNTSLTTFRNSLMNIGDKVVTNRMVGLIDIRDVVKAHIKALKSTENFDHKRYLMANTVISFAGMGELVKEIFPQYQIDPTPIDPSIQVHQHKLTSISPLKLTEPYIDLKTTLTDCVNYLINSKNFNPKLKQ